A region of the Planktothrix tepida PCC 9214 genome:
ACCCAAGGTTATCGGGCTACCCGTGTGATTATCGCTAAACGCTATCAAGAATTAATCAGTGCCTATTTAGAACGCAGTGCCCCTTGGCGGAATGGGACAGATACCACACAACCGAGACTATACGGTTTACCTGTGGAATTTAGCCCCGATGCGAAGGATGAACCGTGCTGGGATGTGATTAATTTTGATTTAGATAAAGAACAGGGAGTACCCGTCCGTTATCCCTATTTTCGATTATTTGAATAGGGGGAAATTCATGCACCATGCGTCAATTCGGACGGCTAATATTCATCGAGCGATCGCTTTTTATGAAACCCTGGGATTTACGGTTTGTGAACGGTTTACAACGGGATATACCTTAGCGTGTTGGATGGAAGGGTTAAACGGACGAATTGAATTAATTGAAATTCCCCAACCGAAACCCGCCCCCGATGCGTTCTCGGATGAGCATTATGTCGGCTATTATCATCTTTCGTTTGATTTAACGGATCAAGTTTCTGATTTAGCCAGTTGGTTGAATCATCTTCAACATCAGTTTAATCAAGGAGTTACAGAACAGCCCAATTTATTTCAACCGTTAAAAATTCTATTAGAACCTATGCAACAAATGATCGGAGATCGGGTGTATGAAGTCATGTTTATTGCGGACACAGACGGTTTACCCTTAGAATTTATCCGCATTTTGTCGGCTGTCTAAGCAATTTCCACCCATTTCCTAAGAATGTTGTTCATAAAAATATAGAATTCAAAGTTTCCAAACTTGATATAATTCTCCCAAAAGTTTAGATCAAAACTTTGAAACCTAGAGAATTTCTGTTTTTTTTTAAATAAAAGGGTAAAAACATGATAAAATTTAATTTTGATTTTAAATTATTATTTAAACAAATTTTTGTTGGTTTAGGTTTATTATTGATCCTAATTTTGGAATTGAATTCTATTGAGATTCAACCTGCTTTCGCTGCGGTTGATTTATCCCGTCAACCGGCAACGGAAGTTACCGTTAGTTTAAGTAATGAATCAGGAGAATTAAAATTTTTCCCGGATCACTTCCAATTTGAAGCTGGAAAACCCTATAAATTAATCTTAAAAAATCCGAGTCCCGGTAAACATTATTTCACCGCTAAAGATTTTGCGGATATGAGTTGGACACAAAAAGTTGAGTCTGGAAAATTAGAAGTTAAAGGTGCAATTCACGATTTAGAATTAAAACCGGGTGGGGAAGCAACCTGGGTATTCGTTCCCATCAGAACCGGAACTTATAGTTTACGCTGTTCTATCCCCGGACATACTGAAGCCGGAATGAAAGGGGAAATTATTATTACCGAGAACTCGTGATTACAGTTGTTAGTATCTTGATTTTTGTAAAGAATAAGTGAGCGCTCTTGATTTTATCAGGTGGCCATCGCTATTTCTTTGCTTTTTTTCCTCCGACCCATGAAACAGCCCTGGTTTATTAACGGGGGGTTAAGTTGCTCAAAACGTAAAGATTTATTAATAAAATTTAGCTGAGGTAAAGCTTTATGCTCTGGATTTAAAGATTGAGTGAAACTAAGACCTATCAGAGTATAGAGGGAAACTGGATGAGGGTGATTATAGTATATTGATGAATATCAGGGGTATTATTCGCATATTTTCTGATGCAAAAACGGTTTTTCAACCGAGATCAGTTCCCAACCGAACTAATAATTAACACTGCATCTGAGGGAAATAGGGCTGACTGAAACCCACAACCCATAGGGAGACATTATGACAGGGTTAGAATTGGCTATTTTTATTGTAGGGCCGTTAGTTTCGTTTTTATTTGCGATCGCATTAACACCCAACAAACCGGAGATCGTTTCTGATCAGGAACATTCTCATATTTAATCAAACTTTAGGAGAGTTTGCAGGAGTTAGAGGAAAAGTCTCCTAAACTAGAGTCAGATTATTTTGACGCTGAAAATTGATCATGGGTTCCCCAAATTTTAAACGGTTTCCACAGATTCTACTGGGTGGTGTGAGTGGAATGTTTATTCTTAGCTTTTATTTTGGGCAAGTTGCTGTATCCTTGCCCCCTGTTGCGTTGTCAACTCAAAATCAGGTTCTTCCAACCGAGATTAATTCTTCTGAAGATGACATCGAAAAACCCCCTATTCCCCCTTTAGGAGAACCAGACCCCTTTATCCCCAGACAACCTTTCCCCCCTCCCAATTTAAAAAAGCCTGAAAAACCTTATTATTCTTTAATTCCAGACCGCTATAAAGGCAAAACGATTTATCAAGTTTCTCCTCGAAATCAAGAAAAAGTAATTGCCTTAACCTTTGATGATGGCCCTTGGTTAGAAACCTTAAAAGTTTTAGCGGTTTTACAACAGTTTGATATTAAAGCCACATTTTTTATTTTAGGTCGCAATTTACTATTATACCCTGAAATTATGCAACAAGTGGTTCAAGCGGGTCATGCGGTTGGGAATCATACTTGGACACATTCTTATCCCAAAATGGAACCTTTGCGGGCAAAATCAGAAATTGAAAATACATCAGCCAAATTACAGTTAATGACAGGGTTAAAAACCCGGTTATTTCGTCCTCCTGGAGGCATTTTAGATAATGGAACGGCGGAGTATGCTCGCAGTAAAAACTATGCGATTATTATGTGGTCAATTGATACGAAAGACTATCAACAAGCTTCGGCTGAAATTTTAGCAGATCGGGTTTTAAATCAAGCGCGTCCAGGGGATATTGTTTTAATGCACGATGGCGGTGGAAATCGGTTTCAAACAATACAATCCTTAAAGATTATCATTCCTGAATTACAAAAACGAGGCTATCGGTTTGTCACGGTTCCTGAATTATTAGCCTTATCTGAATAGTAGGGTGTGTAAGCTAACTTCCACGAACTAGGTAATCATTGATGGAATTTAGCCAACGCACTCTAGTCTCATCATTTCTCCAACCTTTGACAGATGAATTTTAGAGTTAAAACTCTTTAAACTAACAAAATGTTCAATGAATAAATTGAGTTTATACAGCCCCAAAACAAACAATTTTAAAGCTCAGATTGTTCATTCAAACTTTAATAGTCAATTCATCATCATTAGGAGAATAGCATGGCATTAAACTATAACGATTTATCTAAAAAACGAGTTGCAATTTTAATTGAAAATGGAGTCGAAGATGCAGAGTTTCTAATTCCTTATAATGCCTTTAAAATGTCCGAGGCAGAAACCGTTGTTCTCGGTTCTCGGATGAATGAAAAATACAAAGGAAAACAAGGAAAAATGACTCATTTCGCTGATGGGACGACCACAGAAGCGCGTCCAGAAGACTTTGATGCTGTGATTATTCCGGGGGGAATGGCACCCGATAAAATGCGCTGTAACCCCAATACAGTTAAATTTGTGCAGGCGATGATGGAGCAAGGAAAATGGGTCGCTGCGGTTTGTCATGGGCCCCAGGTATTAATTGAAGGAGATTTATTACGCGGAAAAAATGCAACGGGGTTTGTATCTATTCGCAAAGATATGATGAATTCTGGGGCGATTTATTTGAATAAGCCTTTAGTTGTTGATGGAAATTTAATTACCTCCCGTCAACCGGGAGATTTGGCTATTTTTACCACTGCTATTTTAAACCGATTAGGCTTAGGAAAACAGGCAGGTCTTCCTGATGAAAATAATACTTTAGCAGAATGGTGGAAATTAGCCGATGCTTGGGGAGGTTCAACCAAAGGAGAAATTGCTAAAGCCTTAAATACAGCTTTAGCGGGGGAACACTATTCTTTAGAAGCCTTAGAACAGTATGCCGAAAAAGCAGATTATCTGAAATTAAAGTTAATGTTGAAGGATTTTATTTCCCTTAAACGGCGACATATTGATCAATTAGAAACTCGTTTGCAAGAGTTAGGAGAAAAACCGAGTTTACCGTCAGCAATGGCTGAACCCTATGCGAAGTTAAAAAGCTGGTTACAGTCTAGTGATGATATAGCGGTTACAAAACGAGCATTAGGGGATATTCAAACAGGGGTTGTTGATGTTTTTAATTTACGGGTTCAAACCACTGACCCGGTTTCAACGGCATTATTTACTGAAATTGAACAACATTTAGCTGAACAAGAACAACAATTAGTCGAACTTTATCAAACCATGTTAGGGTCAAAATCTCCTGAACCTGCGACACCTTCTACGGGTGCTGCTATTAGTATGTAAGTTGTTTGAATTCAAGGCTTTAGCCCAACAATAAATTTTTTTGAGCGATCGCTTCTTGATTTAAAGAGGGGCGATCGCTATTTTATCGCGTAAATCTAAATGAATCTATAGATGATCTCTAAATACCCCGTAGAGACGCGCCATGGCGCGTCTCTACACAATACGGATGCGTAGCAAGTATTTAAAGATTTCATATAAGTTTAAATCAATTGTACAACTGTTTTGATTCCAAAATTATCGTAGGGGCGAGGTAGGACACAAGCCCCTACCTAGAAATCACAGTATTTTTGGGGATTAATAATTAGGCTGACTATTTTATAAAATTGATTTAGACTTGCTATATAGCGGTTTCCTATTCTATCTCCTAAACAGCCAAATCTTTTAATTGAATGGAATATGATATGTCATTTTATGATTGGGGTTCCGGGTTCAGGAAAGTCAACGATTGCTCAACAACTTGCGGAAATTACGCAGGGTGTGATTATTTCTACAGATCGAATTCGAGAACAGCTTTATGGGGAGGAAATTATTCAGGGAAATTGGTCAGAAATCGAAGCAGAAGTTTTAAAACAAATGGAAGCAGCAATCACTTCTTCTCAACCGATTATTTATGATGCGACTAATGCTTATCCTCAGTGGCGACTCGAACTATTAGAAAAAATTGCTTTAATTTCTCCTGAAATCTCTCGGTCTTGGGTGGCTTGGGTATTAGAAACCCCGATAGAAATTTGCAAACAATGGAATCAAAATCGCCAGCGCCACGTTCCTGAATCTGTTATTGAAGAAATGGGAAAAGCGATCGCCAATTTTCCTCCCACTTTATCAGAAGGATTTATTACCATTTATCCTGTAAAACCTGGATATCTCGATTTAAAAATTCTACTAATCACTAACTATTAACAGTCAACAATTAACTTAAAATCGCGTTTCATACTCAAACCGAATTTCACTTTCATTACCGAAATTTGTAGCTCCGCGTAACAATAAATTATCATTCAGACGATAATTAATATTAAATAGAAAAGGTTGATGAGCCGCTAAGACACGACTTAAAGACACATAGGTATTATTGGTTACATCTAAACCCACTTCAATTCCCACCCCTAATGCTGAAGCTCTTCCACTCGAACCTCGTTCAGCAACCCGTGAGGGATAAATTCTAAATTCCGTTAATCCCGTTGCATTAATAATATCCTGCTGTAGCTTACCAAATAATCCCGCGCTGGCAATATTTGCTAATACTAATGTACTATCATCTTGAATGCCTTGAATCACACTTCCACCCAATAAAGCGACTAATTCATTTTGAGAACGAGGCGGAGAACTTTGTAACTTAATAATATCATTAATTTCCGATGCCGGGCCGCGCACAAGGGCAACAATACGAATCGTTCGCACAGTTCCAAACCGAGACGGACTTAAGGCTTCCGTTTGTTCAGCCGGGAATGCAGAGGGAGGAGAAACAAACCGCACCGCTTCAGGAACACGGGTGACTAAGCGAACGTTTAAAATGGGGTCGAGTCCCTCAGAAGGAACAAAGATGGCTTGTTGAGGATAGCCTCGATCTAATCGTAATTGACTGGTATAAAGATTCACTTGTCCTCCCGTTAAGTCAATGGTTCCTTGAGGACGAATATCATTAATACTCGCTAAACTTCCATTCAATTGAATTGTTCCTTTGGCAGTAAAATTAATTAAAGGAGCATCTAAAATTGGGGGCGTCATGACTTGAATATTATCGGCTAATGTAAGTTTTAATCCATTTAAACTGACATTCACCGGTGATTGAGAATTTGTTTCTGGGGTATCGGTTGGTAAGGTGGCGGTTTCTTGAGACGGTAAAATCACTCTTCCCTTACTTAATACGACTTCTCCGCCTAATTTGGGTTTTAAAGCTGTTCCTGTAATTGTGATAGCACCGGAAGCATTTCCTTTATAGAGATCGGGTAAATTTAGGGTTAATTGATCTAAGCTTAATTGTAGAGGAGTTTGCAGATCGGGATCAGTTTCAGCCAAGGGAGAAGACACGGGTAAAACGCCACTTAAGAGGATATTTCCTGTTCCTTTATCTCCTTGTAATTCCCCTTTAATTTCTTTAACCTGAATGCGATCGCCTGTAAATAAAGCCGTTCCACTTAATCCTACAATAGACTGTTCTAAACTGCGGGCGGTTAAGACTGCATCTTGAATTTTAAATAACCCTTCCGGTTTGAGATTGAGTTTAATTCCTCCTGTTTCTGGTTGTTGCAAACTGCCACTAATTCTTAATTGGACTAACCCCTTTCCTTCTTGCCAATTTAACTCAGGATTCAGTAAATTAATCACCGCTAACCCTTCATCTTTAATATCCACTCGCACATCCACTAAATCGCTTTCTGGAGTGACTTTAGCAAAGGGTAATTTAAAGGGGAGAGTTCCTTTAAAAGCAATAGGATCAACTTCAGTAACTAATAAGCTACCTCCAAATCTTAAGCGAGCATTATTATAACTAAAACTGCTTTGAGCTTCTTGAACCGGATCACCATTGACTGTTGCTTCTAATAAAGTTAATTCTCCCGATGCTTGGGGATTATCTAAAGTTCCCCCAACACTCGCCCGCACATTTAATTGTCCGGTTAAATCAACATTCGGTAAATCGACAATTTTTTCAATTTCTTCTAAGCGGATATTTTTAACTCGTAATTGACCAGAGGGTTGTTGATTGGCTAAATTTAATTGTCCGCGAAAATCATATAATGTTGCACCCGAACGCAGTTGTATAGGTTCAACTCGTAAAACATTATCAGCGAAATTAGCGTCTAATAGAAACTGATCAGCCCTATATTTTCCATAGTTCCAATCTTCACCTTTAACCGTTGCAGTCGCTTGAATTCCTGATTGAATTGAACCTTGAAAAGCAATTTCTCCGGTAAATTTTCCTTGTAAATCTTGTAAGGGAGGTAAAGGTTCCTTCGCGGCTTCTTCAATTGATTGTTGTAAGATGGCTTGAATTTCTGCAAATCGTCGTAATTGTTGCAATAATGTGGGATTTCCTGGTAAACCGACGGGTACTGGGGCGACTTCTGTAGCTGTTGCATAGTCAGGGGGTTTTAATCCTCTGGCTAAATCTTCTAAATTAAAGATTTTTAAGGCGGTTAAGACATCTTGTAAACTACCTTGGGGGATTTTAATGGTTCCTTCAAATTGATTGGATACAGTTGATAAATTTTGGGTATTGGGTGCGGAAAGACTGGCTAAAATTTCAGAAACCTGGGCTTTAGTATTAATTAAAACTTGAGTGATTCCCTTCTTCAGTTCAGCATCCGTTAAGGTTACAATTCCATTTTGATAATTAAAATTTCCTTTAAAGGAATCCGCTTGAATATATCCTAAAGCGGGTTCTTGAACAATAATATTTCCCGTTGCAGCAATTTGATTCAGGTTAAAACTGGCTAAATTAGAAACTGTAACTTGTCCCGATGCTATCCCTTTTAACAGTCCAATATCGAATTGGGCTAAAGGAGAAAAACTTAAAGTTTGTAGGGGAAATTGTTCTAAACTAATGTTTAAATTATTGCCTTGGGATTGTCCGACTAATAAGCTTTTATCCCGTTGAACTAAGAATGAAATCGGTAAGTATTTATCATCTAAAACCAGTTCTATTTTATCCTGTTCTCCTGCTAAAGCAACATTTACCTGCTGACCGGGACTAATATTAACGGTTCCTGCTAAAAGGGGATCAAAAGTGACATCCCGCAGGGCAAAATTATTTAATCTTAAATCTCCGTTTAAATTTAAGGCGGAAAGGGTTCCGGTTAACTTCCCATTAAAATTAACAATTCCCGCCACTAAAGGGCTATCTCCGGTTGTAACTTCTGGGGGTAAAATTGCTAAAATATTTTGAGCTAAGGGAGATTGTAAATCAAAATTATTGACCCGAACATTTAAGTTTAAATTTGAGAGTTGGAGAATACCATTTCCTTGAAATTCAACCCCAACAAACCCATCGGTTGAAAATCCTGGGGTTTCTGCTTTTTGAATATTAATTTGTTGACCATTCCAACTCGCAATGGCATCAAAGGGTTGTTTAATAATCGGTAATTCTGTTAGTTGTAATTGGCCTAAAGCTTGGATCGTTTTAGGATTAATAGAGGCTAGATTTCCTTGTCCCAAGATTTCAGTATTTAATAATCCTCGTAATAAAGGCATATTTTCTGCTTGGTCTAGCAGTCCATTTTGACGTAAATTAGCCATGAGTTCCGGGATTTGAGATTCGACTAACCGAGAGAACCGACTAAGGGCAATTTCATCTCCTTTAAAACCTGCTTTCCATTGTCCTTGTTGGGTTTCTCCAGTTGCTAAAACGAAGCCTCCTCCTTGACCTAAATTAACTTGTCCATCCAGACTTGCTATTAAGTTATTGGGTGAAAAATTGGTTAAATTTCCGCGAAAGTTAGCTGAACCTTGGAGAAATCCTCCTTGTAAATTTAAAGCGTTAATTTCAGCGACTAAACTGGGTTGTAAATTGGCTAAGGGTAATCCTAAATTAATTAAAGGTTGTAGAGGAATTTGATTGGTAATGACTTGAGCTATTAACTGATTATTTTGTAATTGTCCTTCTGCATTAATCGTACCGCCAAAATTACCTAAATTAACTTGTCCTGATGCGTTAGCAATTAGCGTATTTAGGTTTAAGTTATCTAAATTTCCGGTAATATTTCCCCCCCCAGTTAAACGACTATTCCGCAGGTCAATTGTTTGAATTTGAGTTTTAACATTATTGGGTAAATTAGCAAGGGGTAAGCCTAAATTAATCCAAGGATTTAATTGAATATCTCTGGCGTTAAATTCGCCTTTAAACTGTCCTTGATTGATTTGGCTATTGGCGGTAATGATTCCCCCTAAATTTCCTAAATTAATTATTGTTTTTGCGTTTCCCGTGAGGCTATTCGGGGTAAAATTTTCTATATTTCCGTTGAGAGAACCTGCAATTTGTAAAGTTCCTTGGCTGAAATCTAAGTTTTGCAGTTGTGCGGTTGTGGTCTGGGGTAAATTTGCTAAGGGTAATCCAATATTAATTAATCGAGGTAAGGCTAAATTATCGCTGGAAAATTCCGTTTTAAATAGTCCGTTTTGCAGTTGAGCGATCGCATTAATCGTGCTATCCCGAAAATTAAGTTGAATTTGACTATCTGCAATTAAAGTATTTAAAGAAAATCCCTTTAAATTTCCTGATAATTTTGCAGCGAGATTCAAACGACCATCAGTTAAATCAACCGATTGAATTTGTTGTTTTGTCGCATTGGGTAGGGAGGCAAATAATAAGCCTAAATCTACTAAAGGCGTGATTGCAATTTGATTCCCTAAAATTTCAGCGTTCCAAATATCATTATTATTTTTTTGAGCAATCAGATTCAGATTACCGTTAGCAATTTCAACTTGTACTTTCGCCGTTGTTCCTGCAAATTGAGCTTGACCCAACATCGGATAGGTCACCGAGGGTAAGCTAAATTTAGCCTCACCTTTTAAGTTGTCTAAATTTCCAGAAACTTGAGCATTTGCGGATAAATTACCAATTCTAAAACTTGGTAAAAGTCCATAGGATTGAGCGATCGCATCCCCTGGAATATTATCTACAGTAAAATCTAACTTAACCGTCGGATTAAATTCGACTTTTCGGGTTGTAATTTCAGGCTTTGGAGGTAAGGTTGGGAGCGATTGATTCGGAGTGGGTTTTTGTTGACGGATAATGACTTTATCACCGGGTTTAAGCAGTTCCGGTTGGGTTCCTAATAATGCCGTTAATCCGTTTAATTGAACTTCTCCATTTCCCTTAACGGAACCGCCAACGGATGGTTGAATTAATAAATTTTGAATACCAATAACCGGATCGGCTAAAATTTTAAAATTGGGATCAAATTTGGCTAATAGATTAAAATCGGTTTGAATTGTATCAAAATAAATTCGATCAACTAACGTTTTTTGAGTAGTAGCAATCGTTCCTGAAATTTGAGGGGTTTGTAAATAGCCTTTTAAGTTGACATCAGCTTTTAATTCTCCCGTAATCGGAAACGGTAATTTCAGAGGTTCTCCTTGAATTCTTTCTACAGTTTTTAACAGCGTTGAAATTTGAACAGGTTTTAAATTAGCTGCTAAATTAACTTGAGTTTTAGCCAATTCTAAATTAGGATTTGTTAAAACAGATCCCTTCAGATTGAGAGCTAAATCCCCCATTGTTGTATTAAACTGATCAATAATCAGTTGAGTTCCCGCAAATCGCAATTTAGCTTGACTTAAATTAACCGTATCGGGAAGATTTTCAACCCCAACTTTAATTTGATCTAAATTTAACGTTCCTCGAACATCTAGGGGTTTATAATTCTCTAATTTAACGCTTAAATTTGTATTTAATTTCCCTTGTTTGACGGACACACCCGGAGTAGAAACAAACCAGGCGATTAAGGGTAAATCTATACGATTGGCTTGAATTTGGGCATTTACTCTGCCTGGTTCTAGTAAGGCATCTCCCTTAATTGCAAAGGTTCCCGTATCCCCAATTGTTCCAGCTAAATCTGCTTGAATTCGAGCATTATCTTCGCTTAAGTTAGCTCTAACTTGATCAACCCCAATTTTAATTGGTTTTTGCGTTTTAGTTCCTTGGGAATTAGCTTTCAAAATCTCATAAGGCATTAAATTAATTTGAGCCTTTTCAATGCCAATGGTTCTAAAAACTAAAGTAATGGCAGGATTCGGATCTAAATTTAGCTTTGTATTTAGCCAATTTCCTGATGCGTCTTCTTCGATATAAATATTAGGTTTAACTAATGTAATATCCAGTTGAACTTTGGGTTTATATAAGGATAAAAGGGAAAAATTAACTTCTACGGCTTCCGCTACAGCTTTATCAGTATCTGTTGCGGTAGGGGGAATAGATGAGTGACCAAAACGAATACTATTAAGGGTAAATCCTTCAACGGGGCCGACATTAACAGGCCGTTGTATAATAGTTTCTAAGGTACTGCCAATAATGGGTGCTAACCGATATCGAATAAACCAGGCGGCTGTTGTTCCCACTGTTAAGAGGGTGATTCCGCATCCGACACCCCCCCAAACCAGGATGCGCCTTAACCGTTGTCGGGGATGTAAAATTGGTTCAGAATTAGGATTAGGAGAATGAGTCATCTCAAATCTGGCTCTGGGTGAATCAAAACACTATTATAGAAGCAATTGAGACTTTAGCATTTTAGCAGTGAACTGCATAAAATAGTAGGTGGATAAAATTAATAACGTGTTAAGGCGAACTTCTGGTTCATCAAGTTGGATTCCTGTATCAATATTAAACTTAAATTGAGCGGGTTTTCTGAAGTTTACACTCGTTGATTAACAGGTAAGCTACAGCATTCTTATCAGTCAAAGTTTATTTAATTTTAATTAATTAAGTATTCTCCCGGAGTTAAATTTCTACAATCTATTCAATTATTACCTAAAATTCAGTGCATATACGGGGATAGCCACAAAATACAAGGGGAAAAACCCAATTTCGTTTTGACAATTATTAAAAAATGTTAAACACAAAAATATAAAAACTTTCTTAAGATTTCCGGGTATATTGAAAATACAAGCCAAGGAAACTGGAGCCATACATCTATGCTAGTCAGCCAACTCTTGAGGCAGTACGAAGAAGGGGAAACCAATTTTACAGAGGTAGACCTCCAAGGTGCAGACCTATCGGGTACGATTTTGATTGGCGTTAACCTTTCCAGAGCGAACCTGACGGGAGCCAACCTTAGTCGAGCCTTCCTGAGTCGGGTCAAATTGAATGGGGCCTGTTTGCATCGTGCTAATCTCAGTTATGCCAAAATGAACGAAGCAAAATTAGGGGATGCTAACCTGAGTAAAGCCAATTTGAGTGGTGCTTTTTTAGTCAAAGCTAAACTTCCTAATGCTAATTTGAGCGGTGCTATTTTGACGGGAGCTAATTTAAGACGCGCCACACTCCCTAATGCTAATTTATGCTCGGCAAATTTACAATTAACCAATTTAAGAGAAGCAAATTTAACGGGAGTTAACTTAAAATGGGCGAATTTAATCGCGGCAAAACTCAGTGGAGCCAACCTATTCGGAGCAGAATTAAACGGAGCTAATCTGCAAAAAGCTTATATGAATGGTCTTAAATTAAGTCGAGTTAATCTTGAGGGTGTAAATCTAAGTGAAGCTAGGCTTAATGGTGCAGATTTAGAAGATGCCACCTTAATTAATACTAACTTTAGTAAAGCTCAAATGCGAGGAATTCGGTTAACAAACGCAGATTTAACCGGGGCTAATTTAGAACGAGCGAGTCTGATGTGGGCTAATTTAAACTGGGCAAAATTACCTCAAGCTGACTTAAGGAATGCCGATTTAAGAGATGCGTCTTTATTGGGAGCAACCCTTGAAGGAACTCAATTTCAAGGCGCAAAATTACCTCAATCTTTAAAACTTT
Encoded here:
- a CDS encoding plastocyanin/azurin family copper-binding protein; the encoded protein is MIKFNFDFKLLFKQIFVGLGLLLILILELNSIEIQPAFAAVDLSRQPATEVTVSLSNESGELKFFPDHFQFEAGKPYKLILKNPSPGKHYFTAKDFADMSWTQKVESGKLEVKGAIHDLELKPGGEATWVFVPIRTGTYSLRCSIPGHTEAGMKGEIIITENS
- a CDS encoding ATP-binding protein — protein: MICHFMIGVPGSGKSTIAQQLAEITQGVIISTDRIREQLYGEEIIQGNWSEIEAEVLKQMEAAITSSQPIIYDATNAYPQWRLELLEKIALISPEISRSWVAWVLETPIEICKQWNQNRQRHVPESVIEEMGKAIANFPPTLSEGFITIYPVKPGYLDLKILLITNY
- a CDS encoding DJ-1/PfpI/YhbO family deglycase/protease produces the protein MALNYNDLSKKRVAILIENGVEDAEFLIPYNAFKMSEAETVVLGSRMNEKYKGKQGKMTHFADGTTTEARPEDFDAVIIPGGMAPDKMRCNPNTVKFVQAMMEQGKWVAAVCHGPQVLIEGDLLRGKNATGFVSIRKDMMNSGAIYLNKPLVVDGNLITSRQPGDLAIFTTAILNRLGLGKQAGLPDENNTLAEWWKLADAWGGSTKGEIAKALNTALAGEHYSLEALEQYAEKADYLKLKLMLKDFISLKRRHIDQLETRLQELGEKPSLPSAMAEPYAKLKSWLQSSDDIAVTKRALGDIQTGVVDVFNLRVQTTDPVSTALFTEIEQHLAEQEQQLVELYQTMLGSKSPEPATPSTGAAISM
- a CDS encoding polysaccharide deacetylase family protein; its protein translation is MGSPNFKRFPQILLGGVSGMFILSFYFGQVAVSLPPVALSTQNQVLPTEINSSEDDIEKPPIPPLGEPDPFIPRQPFPPPNLKKPEKPYYSLIPDRYKGKTIYQVSPRNQEKVIALTFDDGPWLETLKVLAVLQQFDIKATFFILGRNLLLYPEIMQQVVQAGHAVGNHTWTHSYPKMEPLRAKSEIENTSAKLQLMTGLKTRLFRPPGGILDNGTAEYARSKNYAIIMWSIDTKDYQQASAEILADRVLNQARPGDIVLMHDGGGNRFQTIQSLKIIIPELQKRGYRFVTVPELLALSE
- a CDS encoding VOC family protein, with the translated sequence MHHASIRTANIHRAIAFYETLGFTVCERFTTGYTLACWMEGLNGRIELIEIPQPKPAPDAFSDEHYVGYYHLSFDLTDQVSDLASWLNHLQHQFNQGVTEQPNLFQPLKILLEPMQQMIGDRVYEVMFIADTDGLPLEFIRILSAV